The Arachis hypogaea cultivar Tifrunner chromosome 19, arahy.Tifrunner.gnm2.J5K5, whole genome shotgun sequence genome has a window encoding:
- the LOC112777498 gene encoding uncharacterized protein isoform X1, whose product MDLTVNEALALPPGRKIVLHHNKEMQQVGQSAGLLSRFLESLGADFQQLLIYEESWRTMNKAIKEHVFDQFKRVFHYEDDGGRRIKRIIIQRIGRNWKNTRNNLFHKFYDSRRTFEQDANHKPSGIDANHWKWFLEYRLKDSTKEKCRKNTANCSKQRYTHTGGSKTLARKRHKEVINNSNSILDFCLIFCNIEFLIR is encoded by the exons ATGGATCTCACGGTTAATGAGGCATTAGCACTTCCTCCTGGAAGGAAAATCGTACTCCACCATAACAAAGAGATGCAACAAGTTGGTCAATCAGCTGGCCTATTAAGCAGGTTCTTGGAGAGTTTAGGGGCTGATTTTCAACAATTACTAATTTATGAAGAAAGTTGGAGGACAATGAACAAAGCTATTAAGGAGCACGTGTTTGACCAGTTTAAg CGAGTCTTTCACTATGAGGACGATGGAGGAAGAAGAATAAAGCGGATAATCATACAAAGGATAGGAAGAAACTGGAAGAACACAAGAAATAATTTGTTCCATAAGTTTTATGATAGTAGAAGGACTTTTGAGCAAGATGCCAACCATAAACCATCAGGAATAGATGCAAATCACTGGAAGTGGTTTCTTGAATATCGGTTGAAGGATTCAACAAAG GAGAAGTGCAGAAAAAATACCGCAAACTGTTCAAAGCAACGTTACACACATACTGGAGGTTCTAAAACATTGGCCAGGAAAAGACACAAAGAAGTAATCAATAACAGTAATTCAATTTTAGATTTTTGcttaattttttgtaatatagAGTTTTTGATTAGGTGA
- the LOC112777498 gene encoding uncharacterized protein isoform X2 yields MPRKFRYTASSAARTVAAPENQTQATLDGTTYAGANTSSAQRRARAPLLPHSRNNTRQSHANAVPFRPPCNERRLAPSSDMGDIRAPAMRTKSWDRDEDADVYSEDEDYDPEADEVESFDDHVDDLFATHEAEHRGNANSQKKDTNF; encoded by the exons ATGCCTAGGAAATTTCGGTACACCGCTAGTAGTGCAGCCCGTACTGTTGCTGCCCCTGAGAATCAAACCCAAGCTACTCTG GATGGAACGACGTATGCTGGAGCTAACACTTCAAGTGCACAGCGACGTGCTAGAGCGCCTCTACTTCCACATTCCCGCAACAATACTCGACAATCTCATGCTAATGCTGTGCCGTTTCGACCTCCGTGCAATGAAAGACGATTGGCTCCGTCGAGTGACATGGGTGACATTCGAGCTCCTGCAATGCGCACGAAGAGTTGGGATCGCGATGAAGATGCAGATGTCTATTCAGAAGATGAAGACTATGACCCAGAGGCGGATGAGGTCGAGTCATTCGATGATCATGTCGACGACTTGTTTGCCACGCATGAAGCTGAACATCGAGGCAATGCTAACAGCCAAAAAAAGGACACCAATTTTTGA